Within Deltaproteobacteria bacterium, the genomic segment TTCGAGGCTCAGGCCCCGCCATGCGGTCATCGTCTCCTTCCTAACCGCATGGCTCTTCCTCCCGAACGCCAGCTATTCCCTGGCGGGGTTGCCGGACTACACCAAGATGTCGGCCACCTGCTGGGGTATTCTGCTCGGTGCCCTGCTGTTTGACAGAAAGCACCTCTTCTCGTTCCGGGTCCGATGGGTGGACCTGCCCATGATCGTCTGGTGTCTCTGCCCGGCGGCATCCTCCCTGAGTAACGGACTGGGTCTTTATGACGGCCTCTCCAGCGCCCTTCGGCAGACCGTGACCTGGGGATTGCCTTACATGACCGGGCGCATCTATTTCAAGGACCTGGAGGGCCTGCGGGAGTTTGCCCTGGGGATCTTCATCGGCGGTCTCATTTACGTTCCCTTGTGCCTGTACGAAATCCGCATGAGCCCACAACTTCACTACATCCTTTACGGTTTTTACCAGCACAGCTTTGTCCAGACGTTCCGTTACGGCGGGTGGCGCCCCATGGTCTTCCTTGAACACGGCCTGATGGTGGGAACCTGGATGGCCGGCGCCTCCCTGATCGGTCTGTGGATCTGGGCCAGCGGAGGAGTTCGGAGATTATTGGGGATCCCGGTGGCCTGCCTGCTCCCCTTGCTCCTCCTTACCACCGTGCTTATCAAGTCCACGGGAGCCCTTTTCCTCCTCGCCCTGGGGACCGCCCTCCTCTTCCTGTCCGCCAGATCGAAAAAACCCCTGCTCGTGTTCTGCCTTGTGGCCGTTCCCGTCCTATACAT encodes:
- a CDS encoding O-antigen ligase domain-containing protein: MNLFVHIAMFGWIPVVIALFSRLRPRHAVIVSFLTAWLFLPNASYSLAGLPDYTKMSATCWGILLGALLFDRKHLFSFRVRWVDLPMIVWCLCPAASSLSNGLGLYDGLSSALRQTVTWGLPYMTGRIYFKDLEGLREFALGIFIGGLIYVPLCLYEIRMSPQLHYILYGFYQHSFVQTFRYGGWRPMVFLEHGLMVGTWMAGASLIGLWIWASGGVRRLLGIPVACLLPLLLLTTVLIKSTGALFLLALGTALLFLSARSKKPLLVFCLVAVPVLYMTVRITGSWSGGNLVSFVSVHINEERAKSLAYRFRNENLLTEKALIRPVFGWGGWGRSRVYDEQGKDISVTDGLWVIALGTNGLVGLVSLTSSILMPLFVVMRRYRAEDWLHPAVAPAVALAALLGLYMIDNLPNAMVNPIFMVGGGGITALLSESLPSREDVPSRSEPFSEEALLQPRFL